AATCCATCCTGCTATTTGGTTTAGGTTCTGTTGTTTGACTATTGCAATTCCAATTAGTAATAAATATGAGCCGCTTATCAACATTGTCCCGTCAAAGATAGCTTCGGCAATAGTATACGCTTGAAGGTTATTTCCGCCATTTGTTACGAACGAGGGATTTAATACCGTCAAATGGATTACGGAGGATATTGAAAATGCAACTGCTGAAAAAAGAACTAGAATAGAACCAATTGCAGCGAGATTAGACCCAGGCTTTTGAGCTTCTGCCATTGAACGGGCAAAAAATATAGTACCAATGAAAATAGTTGATATTGCTACGGTAATTCCTATTGCAGTTACTCGTGCTAAAGTAGGATTGTCCAAACTTGCTTGAATATTAACAGCAAAATCTTCACTTGCAGCACTTGGTTCAAGAAGAATTAAAATAACTCCTGCTATAGGTCCTAAAACTAACATCCATCCAATTAATGTCTTTGATATCATAAGTTACCTCCTATTTTATGATGCTAAACATTAAATTTTTACAAGGCTTATAGTACCTCCATGAGGATTGAGAATTTCGTTTAATTTTGCAAGATTATTCTCATTATTTTCAATTGAAAAGGCTTCTGGCATTTTGATTTTAGTCACTTTATTCTGGGAAGTAAATGCAAAATGAATACAAAGGTCTCCTTCAGATTCAAGTAAAACATTTTTGATTGATTCTAGTATCTTATTATCTAAATATGGGTCATTAGACTCTTTGAATTTAATTTCGAGAAATGAATTATCATTAATTTCTTTTTCAGTATTTCCGTTAGTTAGAGGTTTATCAATCATAGTTCCATTTGTTTCTTTAGGTGTAGTTTCATTTACGATATTCGAATGAGATATAATTCCGTTCGTTTCTTTAGTTGTAGTTGTATTGGAAATCTCAGCATGGGGAATCGAGCCATTTATCTCTTTCGACCCGCTCTCATTGTATTTTGTCGATGAATTATCTGTTGTTTTATCAATAGAGAGTTGCGGAATTTTTAAATTTTCCACTGAGGTTATAAGTTGAAGGTCGCTACTTCTTATACTATAAAAATCATCTCTTCTTTCGCTTTCACGTAACTTACCAGTAGCCATAAGGTATGAGTTAATTACAAGGATTGGTTTGTATATGTCTAGAAGCTTTTGACTTATGTATAATTCGATTTCTCCACCGAGCATACTTATTTCACATGAAGCATATTCTTGATCATAGTTATTAAATCGATAAGTAATATTTTTTATTTGCCCAGCAATGCTGAGTGTTTTATTATTTTTCCCTTCTAGATTGCCTTTAAAAACATTTATTCTATGATTTTCCATGGTCGCTAGTTCTAATAAAGGATTATTAGTTAATACCTTTCCAAGTAGTTCTTGTTCCCATTCATTAATTTCAGAATTGGTTATAGGCTCTCCTTCAATTAAATAAATTGCATTCAAAGGACGTTCTACTTCTGTATCAAAAAGATCGAACATAGTCGTTTGCCCAGATTCATTTAATCGATGTTGTTCTTGACTCATTGAAACAATTCTATCCAAACTAGCAAGTATTGATTCTCTTTTCTCTAAACTATCAAAAGTTCCTACTTTTACTAAACTTTCTAAAATTCTTTTATTTATAGAGTGAATATTTCCGTGTTTGCACAATTCTTCAAGGTTTTCATATTCATGATTGTTATTTCGCCATTCAATTAAAGATTCTGCTGGTTTAAATCCAACATTCTTAATAGAGCCAAGACCAAATCGAATAGAAGGAACACTGTTTTCATTATGTTCTACTTTAAAGCTAACTCCGCTTTTATTAATATCGGGGGCAAGTACAGGAATGCGTAACCTGACGCATTCATCTATTGTATTTGATACCTTTTCAGTATTACCTAAATTAGAGTTAAGTAGTGCAGTCATGTATTCAACTGGATAGTTGGCTTTAAAATATGCCGTCCAATATGCAATCATTGCATAGCTTACACTATGTGCTTTATTGAATGCATACCCTGCAAAAGGCTCAATTAAATCGAAAACTTTTTCAGCTAATTCCTTGCTATGGCCTTTTGCTAAAGCGCCATCAATGAACTTAACCCGCTCGGAGACCATGATTTCTTGAACTTTTTTACCCATAGCTTTTCTAAATATATCAGCTTCACCAAGGCTATATCCTGCAAGAGCCTGCACAATGAGGAGTACTTGATCTTGATAAACAATAATTCCGTAGGTCTCTTCTAAAATATCTTTCAATATTTCATCAATGTATTGTACTTCTATTTCGCCATGTTTGGTTTTAATAAATGTTTCTATATGTTCCATAGGACCAGGTCTGTATAAAGCTATCATGGCGGAGATTTCTGCAATTGAATTGGGTTTAAGATCTTTGATATAACGCCTCATTCCCGAGCTTTCAAGTTGGAACACACCAGTTGTTTCTCCAGATCCTAATAAGTCAAATGCAGCTTGATTATCTATTTCAATCGCTGGTAAAGAAAGATCGATACCTTTAGTCTCTTTAATTATTTCGATTGTTTTACTTAAAATAGAAAGATTACCTAACCCCAAAAAATCCATTTTTAAAAGGCCTAGGTCTCCAATTGGCCCCATTGAAAATTGTGTAACTGGAACATCTGTATCAGTTTTACGAGGGGCATTTTGTAGCGGAATTACTTCAGTGAGAGGTTCTTTAGAAATGACTACTGCAGCAGCGTGTGTACCTGCATTTCTTACAACACCTTCGAGTTTTTGAGCTTTTTCAATAAGGTTTTTTATATTATTATCTGAATCTTTTAACATTTCGATCTCTTTGATTGAAGATACTGCTTCATCCAAAGAGTTCACGCCGAATGGGATTAATTTTGCTACTTGATCAACATCTCCGTAGGGCATACCTAAAGCTCTACCTGTATCACGCAATGCAGCTTTGGCCCTAAGTGTTCCAAAGGTAATTATTTGAGCTACATGATCAGAACCATACTTTTCACATACATATTGTAATATTTCATCACGTCTATCATCTTGAAAATCCATATCTATATCGGGCATTTCCTTACGTTCGTAATTTAAGAAACGTTCAAATACCAGTCTGTATGATATAGGGTCTATATCTGTTATTCCCAGTACATATAAAACTAAACTTGCAGCAGCACTTCCACGAACCCCAAAAAGTATGTTTTTTCTTCTCGTTTCTTTTGCAATATCCCATACAACTAAAAAGTAATTAGCGAATTGTGCAGTTTTTATAACATTTAATTCATACTCTAAT
The sequence above is drawn from the SAR202 cluster bacterium genome and encodes:
- the dnaE gene encoding DNA polymerase III subunit alpha; its protein translation is MKPFSHLHVHTEYSLLDGLSRVKPFSHGTSLIEKVKKESMDHIAITDHGNLYGIIDFYRESMRENIKPIIGCEVYVARESMHIKNATEKSPYHLTLLAKNNTGYKNLIKLVSKGHLEGFYYKPRVDKKLLEEFGEGIIALSGCPNSQLSQAIVANDFTQAKNIAEWHNNVFDDFYLELQDHRFVDNLESINKGLINLNKDLNLPLVLTNDSHYVEKTDSEIQDLMICIQTNTNIMDGKRLRMEDQTYHIRSSQEMSTLFPEFPQAYENTWKIGEMCDVTIDFDKVYLPEFPTPNNKDAFEYLTELCMDGINRRIPNYDSIYRERLEYELNVIKTAQFANYFLVVWDIAKETRRKNILFGVRGSAAASLVLYVLGITDIDPISYRLVFERFLNYERKEMPDIDMDFQDDRRDEILQYVCEKYGSDHVAQIITFGTLRAKAALRDTGRALGMPYGDVDQVAKLIPFGVNSLDEAVSSIKEIEMLKDSDNNIKNLIEKAQKLEGVVRNAGTHAAAVVISKEPLTEVIPLQNAPRKTDTDVPVTQFSMGPIGDLGLLKMDFLGLGNLSILSKTIEIIKETKGIDLSLPAIEIDNQAAFDLLGSGETTGVFQLESSGMRRYIKDLKPNSIAEISAMIALYRPGPMEHIETFIKTKHGEIEVQYIDEILKDILEETYGIIVYQDQVLLIVQALAGYSLGEADIFRKAMGKKVQEIMVSERVKFIDGALAKGHSKELAEKVFDLIEPFAGYAFNKAHSVSYAMIAYWTAYFKANYPVEYMTALLNSNLGNTEKVSNTIDECVRLRIPVLAPDINKSGVSFKVEHNENSVPSIRFGLGSIKNVGFKPAESLIEWRNNNHEYENLEELCKHGNIHSINKRILESLVKVGTFDSLEKRESILASLDRIVSMSQEQHRLNESGQTTMFDLFDTEVERPLNAIYLIEGEPITNSEINEWEQELLGKVLTNNPLLELATMENHRINVFKGNLEGKNNKTLSIAGQIKNITYRFNNYDQEYASCEISMLGGEIELYISQKLLDIYKPILVINSYLMATGKLRESERRDDFYSIRSSDLQLITSVENLKIPQLSIDKTTDNSSTKYNESGSKEINGSIPHAEISNTTTTKETNGIISHSNIVNETTPKETNGTMIDKPLTNGNTEKEINDNSFLEIKFKESNDPYLDNKILESIKNVLLESEGDLCIHFAFTSQNKVTKIKMPEAFSIENNENNLAKLNEILNPHGGTISLVKI